The DNA sequence TGACCATGCGACTGAATCGATCTCTGCCTGAGCAGCTCTGTACAGCTCCAGTCTCTTGGCCAGGGAGAGGCGTCGTTGCATGATAGCCGGATCCTCATCCAACAATTTGCCCAACTGCTTCCCCTGTTCACCAAGTacgttaatttttttagtaaagaGTGAAAACAAAATGGATCACATTTTAGATGTGATCCTTCTAGGAGAAGGTGATCCTGACAATATTCCTAGTTACTACTTCattctctatttatatttcagAGAATCCTAAGCAAAAAgcattatgttttttttttttggggaggggtgtgtgtgtgtgagggGTTTACCTCTTTTTTGCCTAAATCAGTGAAGAAGTGATCAAGCAAGCTCCGTTTTGCCTCACGGACTTGGCAATACACGATAGACTTTGGAATGGAGTTTCTCAAGCTTCCACATACCATGTTGACATAAGACAGCACAGTTGTTCCTGATACATTAGATAAAAGAACGCTGTTAAAATTTGAACATGCTGAAGTCACTAAGAGGTTATTTTCGCTCACCAATTCTGCGAAGATATGAATCATTGTATCTGTCAAAGATTGAGTGAGTCGGATTGCCACCCTTCTCGACATCCTGAGGAAGCTTCCGGAAGAAATCTACAGTTAAGTAACTATTTTCCATCTCTACGAGCTGTAGAGTTGCTTTCCTGCTCTCTTCCTTCATCCTATCTAATGATTCAATAGCAGCATTCCCCACCTCCACTCTGAGAGAGGGGTATTGCTTTAGCTCCTGTGAGGAACAGAGACCAAGTGATTCTATCGTAAGactaatttctatttatgaattatgagggagaaggaaaagattgaagaagattATTGTGCCAATGCGCTTATAActttgtataattatataaaagccAATTATAACAGACTACAATGAAGTTGGAAGACTTACTACTGTCTCATTAATAGCCTTGTGAACCAGTTCCTTGAGTATTCCATGAACCtttaaaagtaagaaaagaaaaaattatatgagCACTGTATGGTCATCTGCTTCTGACAAAAAGACATTGTAACAAATACTAGATGGGAAGACTTAGTTATCCAAAGGAAGTATAAGAAATATGACTTCTTAGCACGAagatatatagtatattttaaaaaaatacatagaaAATTCCATCTATAAAGCTAGGAAAATCAATGAACTCTGGATATAGACGATCTGTAGTTAAAATGCATACCGCATCAACAGCAGCTTCAGCAGGACCTTTGATAGTGATCACGGCAGTTTCAATGAGACGGCGATAACCTTGCTCGGGTGCTATAAGATGAGGTTGATACCCATCAGCTTGAGTTATTAACTTGCGTACATTTTCCATGGCAAGATGCTTATCAAACTGCAAGCGCTTCAAGGCCGCTGGCAGTTGGTTATCAAAGACATTGTATATTTTATCACCACCAGGTCGACTGCAAAAATGAGGAAtgacatgaaaaaaaatcaaattacaaaGCAATAAAAACATCTGGCAATGCATGCTAACGAGGACAAGTAGAGCACATAAATACATACACTCCATCAAGATGCTCTTTAAATATTCCATCAAATGTACGGCAGATTTCCATGATCATGTACAATTTTCCCTGCAATGCAgtcaatattaataaaaatgtagaTCATCAAGGGGACCAGcaatcaacaaaattaaagaaggCTGCTTGGTTGCCCCCtacttaaaaggaaaatacaaGATTGATCctacatgaaaaatatttacagAAAGGATCACGAAGGTCTACTAAAAAAGCTTTATCGCGATATATTAATGACAAtaattgtacatatataaatgtaataaGGTAAAAGCTTACTCCAGCATCAGTTGCAATGGGCTTTCCTAGACGGCTCAACTCAGATTCCAGCTCAATCACAGTTTTGTTGATTAAAGACTGAAGGCCAGGAATTCGTGATTTGATGACTGTTTCCAAATGCTAGAAAACAGCagcataaatataaatattagacGACAAACGATGCAAGCGAAGGTCAGTGTGAGAAATTGATAGAACACTCAAAAGCTTATGCCAAGAATAAGTCGGTAAGGTTTAAGCTGAGTTGCTCacttttgataaaattttccCTAAATGCTCCGAACCCATCCTATGTGCAAGATGTTTGTATTCTGGAGTTTGAGCAAAATACTCTCGCTCTCTACGCCTAGCAGCGATCATGTCAACGTTTTTGTTAATGTCTTGTTGAGAACGATTAACAACACCAATCCAAGGGAACTGCAGCCTGTATGCTTTCCCTTCCAAGATCTGCATAGTGCatatccaaataaattaaGCGAATGTATAGGGCAAGACGCGCACACACTAAAAAATCAGTTTAAAACACATAAGATGGTAGTACAATATGCCCAGTATCAAAACTAATAGTATTGTTacttgtttaattattttcctacAATATATAAGCTTGATATCATCATTTGTAAACTTACATCTACAGCATCAGTACCCTTGTCCATAAGATCAATCTTCGTTAGAACTCCAAATGTTCTCTCCCCTGAAATACGATTAGTTGATTGTCACTTTTCAAAACGTACTACCATAAAATATCAGAAAGTAGATAATTTGGTGATTACAATAATTTGGTTAAAAGGTGTAACTCAGTCTATCTGAAAACAACAATCACATGCAAGAGAATGACACATAGTCCCACAGTTTTACAACAATACCGACAGATTATACCTTTTGGGTCCACTTCGCGAGAAATTTTAATTGCATCTGATGTTGCAAGATCTTGGTTGGCAGGAGAAATAGCCAAAATAATACAGTTGGGCTGATAAAAGAAATCACATAAGCACGAAACTGTCAGCAATTATGCCTTTCAAGTAAAACCAAGCAGGGACTAACCATATCGTGAATAATTTCAAGCCTCAGAggataagataaaaatatatgcccTGGACATTCTAACAATAGTGAAATCCAATGAAAAGATTGACAATACCTTTTCAATGTAAGACCTGACCATGTTCTCAATATCCATAACAATGCTATCTGGCTGACCATCtatgaaaaacaaacaaataaccATTTTGTCAAAATTGAAAGGTTGTTACGCACTTAAGCTAGAACTAACAATAGCtataacaaaagaaagaagaaacatGAAAACGGCAAACTCACCAACAGCCACTTTTGTAAGTCCAGGAAGATCAATCAAAGTTAGATTTACCACTGCAATCACAAAATTTAGCAAACTTAATTTTTGCTCTCTGAACATTAGATTAGAATAAGAAATCACATCTGATTCTTATTTAGGTAAACTTTatttagagaaaaatagaTATAGGATTGTAAGGAAGTAGAATAAGAGCTGCTGCATACTTCTTCTCAAAactaataaagtataaaatcaGCAGCCATAAATGCTGCTCCTTTTGAAACTCATGTGGTACATAGACACATGACAAATAATCAAGATCAACTCGACTTACCATTTGGTGAATAAATGCTAAGATATATTGGGACAGTGGAAATTTGCTTAGAACGTCCAGTCTCTCTGTCAGTTTCATCAGCAATCTCCTTTCTCACAGCAGCTGTGCAAAATATGACAAAGATCAAGCAAAAACCAGAACTGTTAAGCATTTGAAGACAAGTATGCAAGAAACAATCATGTAAGAAGTGTGGAACAAAGGAAAGAGAGGGTTAGTCATTAGAGCTATTTTAGTTCAGTGGTTTTATTGGCTTGTAAAAACTATTGTATTGGAACAATCAAAGAGAAGTATGAACAGAAATTTCATATCAGAGCAAAATCCAAAGTTCAGTACCAGCAATGAAGAAACTTACCAAAATCAGTAAATCTCCTTCTAGGGAGGTGTCCAAATTCCGCATATTCTCTACCTTCATCAAGCCGATGAAGCTGCAGAACAAGAGGGCGTCGAGTAACAATACCTGTTTGTATCAAGGCCATTGACGTGTCAAAAATGGAAGTAATTCATGATTattataactataaaaatgaaagcCCAAGCATTACCAGATCCACGAGGCAAAAAGTCTTTCCCGACAACACTTTCAAGTACTGAAGACTTTCCAGAACTCTACAACATTTGGATCAAAACAGCCAAAAATGCAAATGAGTAAGTTAAGAAAgtcaaaattaatcataaatgaTGAGGTGCAATTGATTTGTAGCAATGTCACAATAAGATCAGAAAAATATCTGAATGCTATTGAATCATTCAGAAAACAGCTGGGGCAAAATCTTAATTGAGCTATAATGTATATGAATCATCAGAAATATTCAGAACAATATGGctatacatttttttgtagAAAATCACATAAACTCGAACTTCCAAAACACATGCTGGCATTTCCTGTTAATTTTCTATGCAAATTTCTCTCCAAAAAGTTCCTGTATGGGAAAAAGTTATTATCGTAACAATTTTCATTGAACCGTTATATCGTTTTCCTCTGTATATATAGAGCAATTAACGATGATTTCAGGGCACTTAATCGTCTAACATTTTCCTAAAGCGCAATACAGTAAAAGCCAATAGCACACCTGAACATGAATTAAACAACGATCAAACAAGCAGGTGAAATAAAATCttcaatatcacaataaacGAATTCAATTCGAAAAACAGCTGATAAGCAGATCCAAACTCCGATCCTCACAAAAAAACGCGTCAAATAACCGACAAATTCAGCATTAACTACGATCTACAGAAACAAAAGGCAGATTCACTTGAAATAAATAGACCTTATTTCCGCGTAGATCAAGACAAAAATAGAGTTTAATCGAAcagaaaaaaagggaaaatggtTAAGTAAAAGTAGACAATCAAACCTGACCGCCGACGACGGCGATAGAAGGCAAGGCGTCCCAGAGAGTAGGCAGCGCGGTCTCCTCCCCGTGATCTCCGAGAGCGGTGCACGCTCTCTGCAGTCGGTTAACCAATGAAATCAGATTCTCCATATCCCCAACTCAGCTCGGAGTCAATGATCCTTGGACTTGGACTGCACTATAAAATCGCTTAGTTATGAAGCTAATTTGATAGAGGGAACAAGCCACAGGTTGATCTCGAGAGAGAAATGAAGAAGATTAGAAGGCgaggaaattgaatttgaaaatgttaTGTATGGATACAT is a window from the Salvia hispanica cultivar TCC Black 2014 chromosome 1, UniMelb_Shisp_WGS_1.0, whole genome shotgun sequence genome containing:
- the LOC125201377 gene encoding dynamin-related protein 5A: MENLISLVNRLQRACTALGDHGEETALPTLWDALPSIAVVGGQSSGKSSVLESVVGKDFLPRGSGIVTRRPLVLQLHRLDEGREYAEFGHLPRRRFTDFAAVRKEIADETDRETGRSKQISTVPIYLSIYSPNVVNLTLIDLPGLTKVAVDGQPDSIVMDIENMVRSYIEKPNCIILAISPANQDLATSDAIKISREVDPKGERTFGVLTKIDLMDKGTDAVDILEGKAYRLQFPWIGVVNRSQQDINKNVDMIAARRREREYFAQTPEYKHLAHRMGSEHLGKILSKHLETVIKSRIPGLQSLINKTVIELESELSRLGKPIATDAGGKLYMIMEICRTFDGIFKEHLDGVRPGGDKIYNVFDNQLPAALKRLQFDKHLAMENVRKLITQADGYQPHLIAPEQGYRRLIETAVITIKGPAEAAVDAVHGILKELVHKAINETVELKQYPSLRVEVGNAAIESLDRMKEESRKATLQLVEMENSYLTVDFFRKLPQDVEKGGNPTHSIFDRYNDSYLRRIGTTVLSYVNMVCGSLRNSIPKSIVYCQVREAKRSLLDHFFTDLGKKEGKQLGKLLDEDPAIMQRRLSLAKRLELYRAAQAEIDSVAWSK